Genomic window (Anaerolineae bacterium):
CCATTTGACATTGCTTAAGCGAAGCATAACGGCTGTTTGCTCGCCGTTCGGAGCGGATTTGATGCAGTAGTTTCGCGTCTATAGTCAAACCAAACAGCTTTTCCTTGTATGCACGCAATGCATTCGGCAATTTCAGCACATCGACCATATCGTCTTCTGTGAATGGGTAATTAGCAGTCTTAATACCGTATTGTAGCGCCAGATATAAACTGGTTGGCGTTTTACCCGAACGGGACACGCCGATTAGAATAATATCGGCTTCACCATAGTTCTTAAGATTGACGCCATCATCGTTGGCCATGGCAAAGTTAACGGCCTGGATTCGAATGGCATAGGTTTGTTCGTGAATACTATGAGTACGATGTTTTTCCGGCTTAGCCCTGACACCAAGCACTTTTTCAAGCGGAGCAACAAACTGGTCCAGAAAGTTGTAACTTATGCCTGCGCCTGAAGAAATAATTTCTTTTACTTGAGCATTTAGTATGGTGTGAAACACTAAAGGACGCATCCCGCTGTCTTGAAAACTTTTTTCAATTTGTTTGTTGATCTGCTGTGCTTTTTTAACGGTTTCGACAAATGGAATGGTGACATGATTAAACTCTTCCGGGAATAACGAAAGCAGGGCGTTGCCAAACGCCTCGGCGGTTATGGCGGTGCTATCGGAGATATAAAATGCAGTTCTCATAATATCCTTTTAATATTAGTTTTATAAAAAGGGTTTTTCTCCAATTTAGTTGGAGATAACCCACTTGTTTTGCGTTAATCAACTACAACTAATCGGGAGATAATCCTAACATTTTATTAAGCTGTTAGGT
Coding sequences:
- a CDS encoding pyruvate, water dikinase regulatory protein is translated as MRTAFYISDSTAITAEAFGNALLSLFPEEFNHVTIPFVETVKKAQQINKQIEKSFQDSGMRPLVFHTILNAQVKEIISSGAGISYNFLDQFVAPLEKVLGVRAKPEKHRTHSIHEQTYAIRIQAVNFAMANDDGVNLKNYGEADIILIGVSRSGKTPTSLYLALQYGIKTANYPFTEDDMVDVLKLPNALRAYKEKLFGLTIDAKLLHQIRSERRANSRYASLKQCQMELKETENLYRREKIPFINSTRFSIEEISTKILAETGLQRRKY